In the genome of Streptomyces sp. 846.5, the window CGCCGCCTGGCTGGTCGAGCACGGGGTGGAGGCACTCCCCTACCACGCCGGACTCGACTCCCGGGTCAGGGCCGCCAACCAGTCCCGGTTCCTCCGCGAGGACGGCCTGGTCATGGTCGCCACCATCGCCTTCGGCATGGGCATCGACAAGCCCGACGTGCGGTTCGTCGCCCACCTGGACCTGCCCAAGTCGGTCGAGGGCTACTACCAGGAGACCGGCAGGGCCGGGCGCGACGGACTGCCGTCCACCGCCTGGCTGGCCTACGGGCTGCAGGACGTGGTCCAGCAGCGCAAGATGATCGACACCTCCGAGGGCGACCAGGCACACCGCCGCCGCCTCGCCGCCCACCTGGACGCGATGCTCGCGCTGTGCGAGACCGTCGAATGCCGCCGGGTCCGGCTGCTGGACTACTTCGGGCAGAAGAGCGAGCCCTGCGGCAACTGCGACACCTGCCTCGTGCCGCCGGAGTCCTGGGACGGCACGGTGGCCGCGCAGAAGTTCCTCTCCACGATCGTGCGGCTGCAGCGCGAGCGCCACCAGAAGTTCGGCGCAACCCAGATCGCCGACATCCTGATGGGCCGCAAGACAGCGAAGGTGATCCAGTTCGACCATGACGCGCTGAGCGTCTTCGGCGTCGGAGCGGAACTGGCCGAGACCGAATGGCGCTCGGTGGCACGGCAGTTGCTCGCCCAGCGGCTGGTCGCGGTCGAGGGCGAGTACGGCACGCTGGTCCTCACCGAGGACAGCGCCGAGGTGCTGCGCGGCAACCGCACCGTCGCCCTGCGGCGCGAACCCGCCAAACAGCCGCGCGCCGCCAAGGCCGCGAAGAGTGCGACCGGCGGCCGCAAGGCCGCACCGGCCGACCTGCCGACTGAGCTGCTCCCGGTCTTCGAGACCCTGCGCGCCTGGCGGGCCGCCACCGCCAAGGAACAGGGCGTGCCCGCCTACGTCGTCTTCCACGACGCGACCCTGCGCGAGATCGCCGCCACCGCCCCGACCACCCTCCCCGAACTCGCCGCAGTCAACGGCGTCGGCGAGAACAAGCTCGCCGCCTACGGCCAGCAGATCCTCGACCTGCTGGCCGGGAAGACGGACGCCGAGGCGGGCGAGGAGGGCACGGAAGGCGAGGAGCGCGAGATCGAGTACCCGGACGACAACCGCTAGGCCGCCGCGGGTTCTCCGCTCCCCGCCCCGCCTCTCCCTATCACCAACGACCACTCGCTATAGAGTCGACCCATGAGCAACAGCAACCATGAGGACGAGATCCTGGACACGGTGGCCGTGCTGGGTGACCCCGTGCGGCGCAGGCTGTACCAGGCGGTGTCGGCGGTGCCGACCGCCGTGGGGCGGGATGCGGCTGCCGTGGCGGTGGGGGTTTCGCGCTCGCTGGCGGCGTTCCATCTGGACCGGCTGGTCGAGGCCGGGCTGCTGACGGTGACGTACCAGCGGCTCTCGGGGCGCAGCGGGCCGGGGGCCGGGCGGCCCGCGAAGCTGTATCAGCGGGCTTCGGGGGAAAGGGAGTTGTCGCTGCCGCCGCGCAGCTACGACTCGGTCGCCCGGCTCCTTGCCGACGTCGTCGAACGGGCCGGTCTCGACCGGGAGTTGCAGTCCGCCGCGCGGCAGGCCGGGGCCGATGTGACCGCTGACGGCGGCCGCGATCCCGAAACCGAGCTGCGGGAGCGGGGGTACGAGCCGTACTGGGACCAGGCGACCCTGCGACTGCACAACTGCCCGTTCCGCTCGCTGGCCGAGGAGTTCCCTGCGTTGATCTGCGGGATGAACCTGGCCCTGGTCGAAGGAATGCTGCCTGGCGACTGGACGGCGGTGCTGGATCCACTCCCGAAGGAGGGCTGCTGCGTGGCACTCATGTCTAAAAACAATTTCCATTGACGTTAGAAGGTCGGTCCGGTCATGCTGTCCCCATGGCTGACTTCCATCTCGCCCAGGTCAACATCGGACGCATCCTCGCCACACTCGACGGCCCGGTCCTGGCCGACTTCGTGGCCCATCTGCCCGAGATCAACGCCCTGGCCGACGGGGCTCCGGGCTTCGTCTGGCGTCTGGTCGACGAAGGGGGCGCGGACTCCACCGGTCTGCGCCCCGACGACCACGACGACATGCTGCTGATCAACCTCGCGGTCTGGGAGTCGATCCAGGCGCTGAAGGACTTCACCTACCGGAGCGATCACCTGAAGGTGCTCAGCCGCCGCCGTGAGTGGTTCGAGCGGCTGGCCGAGCACCATCTGGCGATGTGGTGGGTTCCCGCCGGTCATCTCCCCACCACCGCCGAGGCGATGCAGCGCATCGCGCTCATCCGCGAACACGGGGAGGGTCCCAACGCGTTCACCTTCCGCAACCCGCATCCGGCACCGACGCCGGCACCGCTGACGATCTCCTGACACTCGGTCAGGCGTCGCGCAGCCGGAGCAGCAGCCCGCCTGCGAGCAGCGATCCGGCCGCCCAGGCGGCGAGCACGCCCAGCCCGGCCCAGGGTCCGATCGGCAGGCTGCGCAGGCCCGTTGTCGCCTGGATCGCGAGTCCGGCGGTCATCGGGGCGATCTGCTGCAGGTGGCGCTGCCAGTACGGGTCGGTCACCACCGAGGCGACGATCGGGAAGATGAAGAGCAGCGCCAGGACCACCCCCACCGCCGTGGCCGAGTCCCGTACCGCGGTGGCAACGCCCAGGCTGAGCAGGGCGATCAGCGCGAAGTAGAGGACCGAGCCGACGGCGGCGCGCAGCACCGCGCCGTCGCTCGGCGAGAGTTGGGGATACCCGTGGGCGGCGGTGAAACCGTGGCCCGGCAGGATCAGCGCTCCGGCGACCAGACTCCCGAGCACGGCGACGACGCCCGCCGCTGCCGCTGCGCCGGCGACCAGGGTCGCCTTCGCGGCCAGCACGGTCCAGCGGCGCGGCATCGCCCCCAACGTGGTGCGGATCATTCCGGTGCTGTACTCGCCGCCGATCGCCAGGACGGACAGGGTCGCGACGACGACCTGGCCGAGGTAGACCCCGGCGAGGGCGAGCTTCGCCGGGTCGGACGCACTGGCCGTGGTCGCCGTCGCGGCAACCCCCGTGCTCACCCCGACAGTGAGCACCACCACGCCGATCAGCAGTGCCGCCGTTCCCGGCTGGGTGCGCAGCTTGGTCCACTCCGCGTGCAGGGCGAGTCTCATGCGTCCCTCCGGCGGAGCAGGTGGGCGGCGACGCCCAGGGCAAGTGCGGCCCAGCAGCACATCACCGCGAGACCGGCCCACGGCGACAGCGGGAAGTAGCCGTACGACGGTGTGTAGACACTGTCGACCTGGATGAACGCCCGGAGGCTCTGCTGGATCGCGAAACCTGCCGCCGGGGTGATCCGCAGCAGCCACTCCGAGGGGCCGGCCGGCAGCACCGAGGCACTCGCCAGGATGTAGGGCAGGACGATCACCGCGATGACGATGGTGACCGCCCCCGCACTGCGCCGCAGGATCGTGCCGACGGCCAGAGCGAGGACGGCGGCGACGGCGAGCAGCGCCCCCGTGCCGACCACCAGTCGCAGCTCGGTGAGCAGGCCGACGGGGTAGAGCACATTGCCGTTGGCCTTCAGTATGTGCACACACAGCGGGATCGCCACCGTCGCTGCCACCACCCCGGTGGTGAACGCGACCGCACCCGCGACCACCGCCTTGGCCGCCAGGACCCGGCCGCGCCCCTGGCTCGCGGTCAGCGTGGTTCGGATCAGTCCGCGTCGATACTCGGCAGTGATGAACAGTGTGCCGAGCACGATCACGACCACCAGCCCCGCGAAGGTGCCGACCAGGGTGCGTTCGACCGCCTCACCGTCCCCCATCGGGCCGCCCACGGCCGGGGCGATATCGCCCGACCCGCGCACGGTGAAGGCACCGGTGGCCTGGTCCTGCTGGAAGCCGGCGGACGACGGGGAGCCCTGGCCCCTGGCGCCTGATCCGACGTCATCTCCCTTCCAGTCCGCGCCGGAACTCCCGCCCTGAAGGCTGACCTGGTCGAGCGTCGCAACTGCGGTGGAGGGGCTACTGGTGCCGCTGGACCCGCCGAAACCCGACGAGATTGTCTGCACCGCCTCGGGCGAGGTCGCGAACAACCCGATCTGGACCGTGGACGGAAGCCCGGCCAGGCGCGCGGTGCCGATCAGAGACCAGTTGCTGCCGTCGGCGGAGTCGTAGCCGGTGAGCGTGGAGCCGGCACGGGTCAGCCGCAGCCAGCGCGGGGAGCTCGCGGAGGCCTCGCCGGAGAGCCCCGCGGTGTCGTGGGTGAAGTCGTACTGCATCCGCACCCCGTGGGCACTGGTGACCAGGACCGCCGCGTAGGCCGAGCCCGGACCGGTACCGTTCTTGACGATGACTCCGGCCTTGGACCAGGGCGAGAGACTCGACAGTCCGGTGACCCTGGCCGTGATGCTCCCGTCCCCGACCAGCGACTGGTGCACAAAGTAGAAGGCGTCGCTAACAGCCTCTCCGTCGGGGCCGACCGGGGCCGTGGGGCAGGCGATGGGCCCGTTCGGGCCGCCGCAACTGCGGTGACTGCTCAGGGCACTGAGCAGCCCGACCCCGACCAGCAGCAGCGCGGCGACGACCAGGCCGACCATCCAGCTGCGCACAGTACGGAACTTGGTCCACTCGGCCCGCAGCAACTGCGGGAAGCCGGCCCGGGCGCCCTGCGCCTGCGAGCGGTACGGCGCGATCGTCGCGCTCATCGCGCCACCCCCTCGGCCGACGCACCAGCTGCGCTGTCCGTGCTCGCACCGCGGAACTCCACCGCGTCCCTGGTGAGTTCCATGTACGCCTCTTCCAACGTCGCCCGGTGCGCGGACACCTCCGAGAACGGCACGCCGTCCGCCGCGAGCAGGGCGACGATGCGTTCCGCCGCCAGTCCCGACACGGTGAGCGTCTCCCGGTCGGTGGCCGCCACCGTGGCGCCGGCCCGCGCCAGCAGCGACATCGCCGCCGAGCGCTCCGAGGTGCGCAGCGTGACCCGGTCCCCGGACGCGGCCGCGACCAGCTCGCGGACGCTGGTGTCGGCGATGACCCGGCCGCGCCCCAGCACCAGCAAATGGTCTGCAGTGTCCTGCAGTTCGCTCATCAGATGGCTGGAGACCAGAACGGCCCGTCCCTGCGCGGCCAGTGAACGCAGCAGCCCGCGCATCCACACGATCCCCTCCGGGTCCAGCCCGTTGAAGGGCTCGTCCAGCATCAGCACCGGGGGGTCGCCGAGCAGCGCGGCGGCTATCCCGAGCCGCTGCCGCATCCCCAGGGAGTAGCCCCCGGCCCGGCGGCGGGCTGCCGTCTCCAGACCGGCCAGCCGCATCACCTCGTCGACCCGCTTTGCGCTCAGCCCCTGGGAGTGGGCGAGCCACAGCAGATGGTTGCGGGCGGTCCGGCTGGGCTGCAGCGCGGCGGCGTCCAGCAGCGCACCGACGTGGCTCAGCGGGTGCCGGAGGGTCCGGTACTCGTGTCCGCCGATGAGTGCGGTGCCCGCGTCCGCCGCGTCCAGGCCCAGGATCACCCGCATCGTGGTGGACTTCCCCGCGCCGTTGGGTCCCACAAAGCCGGTTGTCTGACCCGGCGTCACCGTGAATGTCAGGCCGTCCAGGGCCTGTGTCGGCCCGAAGCGCTTGCGCAGGCCGGTTACCGCGATGGTTGCTTCCATGACAGAAATCATGGCGACGGGCACCGGCGCGGTCGTCGCGCCGTGGAGCCATCTTGCCTGTCACCGATGCCAGGGACTCTCCCGCCCGCGCATCCCCCGCACGGGGGATCCCCGCGTCCCTGACCCGAGGGTCGCCAACGCGCCGTGCCTGCGACGACAATGATCGACGTGATGCGAGCGGACGAGAGCAGGCAGGAGCGACCCCGAGGGGAGGGGCGGGCCCTCGCCGTGGTCACCGCCCTGCTCGCGCTGGCCGCGACGGTCGAGTGGGCCGTCCGCACCGCCGCAGCCCCGCCGACCTTCCAACTCGGCCTGCTGCTCTGCCTGCTCACGCTCGCCGGGACGCTGCCGCTGGCGCTGCCGCGTCCGGACCTCTCCGCCGCCACCGTCACCCTGGCCGTGGTGCTGTCGCTGGTGCCCTTCCACACCCTGACCGGCGCCGCCGCATGCGCCCAACTGGTCGCGCTGTACCGGCTCGGCCGCAGCGGTGCGCAGCCGGCCGCCGCGGTGCTCGCCCTGCCGTTCCTGGCACTGGCGCTCAGCGATCCCGCGGACACCCCTACCAGGGTGCTCACCGTGCTGCTCGCGACCCTGGCCCCGACGGCCGCCTGGGCCGGCGCCGCGCAGCGGGCCAGGGACGAGGCGCTGGAGAGCAGCGCCGCCCGACAGGTCGTCGTCGGCACTCTGCTGGAGCACACCGCGCGCGGCGAACGGGCGCGGATAGCACGGGAGTTGCACGATGTGGTGGCCCATCACATCTCGATGATCTCGGTGCAGGCCGAGACGGCCCGGCTGACCACTCCCGGCCTGCCTGCCGCCGGTGCGCAACGGCTGTCCGCGATCGGCGACACCGCTCGCGCCGCGCTGACCGAGATGCGCCGGCTGCTGGGCGTCCTTCGTGAGGACGCCGGGACCGAAACCGCCGCCGCGCCCGCGGAGCGCCGTCCCCAGCCCGGGCTCGGCCAGCTCAACGACCTGCTGGACGACGCCCGGGACGCGGCGGGGACGGGCACCCGGCTCATCCTGCGGGGGCTGCCCGACCGGCTCGACCCCGGGGTCGAACTGGCCGCCTACCGGATCGTCCAGGAGGCCCTCACCAATGCCCGACGACACGCGCCGGGCGCCGCCGTGGACGTGGAACTGCACTACACCGACGAATCGTTGCGGCTGCGCATCCGCGACAACGGACCGGGCCCGGCCCCCGAACCGGCGGTCGGCGGCCATGGACTGCTCGGCATGCGCGAGAGGGCCGCCGCCGTGGGCGGCGAGCTGCGCACCGGCCCCGCGCCCGGCGGCGGCTTCCTCGTCGAAACCGTACTGCCGACCAGGTCGGAGGCCGTCCGATGACCAACCCCCAGCACACGCCCGGAACAACCGCACCGGTCCGCATCGTCGTCGCCGACGACCACCAGGTGGTCCGCACCGGCTTCGCCGCGCTGCTCGACACCCAGCCGGACTTCACCGTCGTCGGCACGGCCTCCGACGGGACCGAGGCGGTGCTGATCTGCCGCGAACTGCGCCCCGACGTCGTACTGATGGACGTCCGGATGCCGGGCACCGACGGGATCGAGGCCACCCGGCAGCTCACCGGCTCGGGAGTGGAGACAGACCGTCCACGCATCCTCATCCTGACCACCTTCGACCTGGACGAGTACGTCTACGACGCGCTGCGCGCCGGAGCCAACGGCTTCCTGCTGAAGGACGTCACCGCGGAGCGGCTGTTCGACGCGGTGCGGATCATCGCCGACGGCGAAGCCCTGCTCGCCCCCACGGTCACCCGCAGGCTCATCAGCGAGTTCACCCGGCATCGGCCCACCCGCGCGGACGACCGGCCGGCCGCGTCGCTCACCGCCCTCACCGACCGGGAGACCCAGGTGCTCCGCCTGCTCGCCGAGGGCCTGTCCAACTCCGAGATCGCGGTCCGGCTGGTGGTCACCGAGGAGACCGTGAAGACCCATGTGAGCCGCATCCTGAGCAAGCTCGGCCTGCGCGACCGGACCCAGGCCGTGGTCGCGGCCTACGAGACCGGACTGGTGGTCCCCGGCGCCCACGACCCTGCCTGACACCCGACTCCGCACTCCTCCGGGGCGCCTGAGTCGGCGACTGCGCCGTCGTGCACGGTCGCCGACTCAGGCGTCCCGGAGGTTGTTCCCCGCTGGGTCAGTCGGTGCCGACAGCACCCTCGGACGCCGCGTCGGCCGCCTGGTAGAAAACGGTGGCACCCTGCTTGGCCTTCTCGACCTGGCCACGCTTCACCAGAGCCTCGGCGGCTCCACGGGTCAGGTTGGTCTGAACCGTGGTGACCTCGGTGCCGAACAGCTCCTGCGCGATCTCGCTGGACTTCTGCGGTCCCGGCTTCGCGCTCAGAAACGCCAGCACCCGCGCGGGCAGGCTCGGCGTCGCCCCCGTGGCGGCAGGCGCCTTGGCCGCCGCCTTCCGCCTCGGGGCCTTCGGCGCCCGGGCCGGCTTGGCCGGCTTGGCCGGCTTGGCCTCCCGCCGCGGTGCCGGCACGACCGCCTCAGCGGCGACCGGCTCCGGGGCCGGGCTCGCTTCGGCCGGCTCCGCGGTGGGCTCCGGGCCGACCGCGGCCAGGACTCCCTTCAGCCAGGCCTCGGTCTCCCGCAGCGCCGGCAGCTGCTCCTCGATCTCCGCGATCCTTGCCTGGACCGCCTCCAGTCGGGCGGCGATGTCGGTCGCCAACTCGGCCGATACGGCGGACTTGCTCAGTTCCTCAGCATGCATATGTGATTGCCTTCGCCCAGTGCGGGCACTGGTTCGCCCGCGTGACTGCCGAGCATAGACACTTCACCCAATATCCGGTCACAGGAACGCAGCCGCAGCCACGGCATAATTCGGTGGATCACGCACAGGGAGAGCAGAGATGACGAGCGACAGCACGGCAGTTCGGATCGCTGAACTGGGCTTCGAGCACGCCGAGCAGGTTCTGACGATCTATCAACTCGGGATCGACGAGGGCAATGCCACCTTCGAGACCACCGCCCCGGAGTGGGAGGCTTTCGACAAGGCCAAGCTCCCCGCCCACCGCCTGGTGGCCCTGGACGAGGACGGACGGGTGCTCGGCTGGGCCGCGGTCACTGCGGTCTCCGAGCGCTGTGTCTATGCCGGGGTGGTGGAGCACTCCGTCTACGTCCACCCGGACGCCCAGGGACGGGGTGTAGGCGCCGCACTGCTGGACGCCCTGATCTCCTCCACCGAGGCCGCAGGCATCTGGACGATCCAGTCCGGGATCTTCCCGGAGAACACCGCCAGCCTGGCGCTGCACCGGCGCGCCGGATTCCGCGTGGTCGGCACCCGCGAGCGCATCGGCCGCCACCACGGCACCTGGCGCGACGTCGTCCTGCTCGAACGCCGGAGCTCCACCGTCAGCTGACCCCCAGCAGGGGCTGGGCGGGACCGCCCCCGCCGGATCTTGACCTGTCTTGACGGTGCTCGTAGTCTTCGCCCGGGAAAGCGCTTTCCATTCAGGCGCTCCACCACTCCACACGCCGTCCCCGGAGAGCACCCACCCATGTCCACCCCGCCTGCCCCCTCCCCCGCCCCCGGGTGACCGTCGTCGCGGACTCCTTCCTCAGGGACGGCTACCCGCACCGGATCGTCTCCGCCGCGATCCACTACTTCCGGATCCGCCCCGAGCTCTGGCGCGACCGGCTGCTGCGGCTGCGCGCCATGGGCGTCAACACCGTCGAGACCTATGTCGCCTGGAACGTCCACGAGCCCGAGCCCGGAAGCTTCGACTTCGACGGCCCGCAGGACGTGGCGGCGTTCATCGCCATCGCCGCCGACCTGGGCCTGGACGTCATCGTCCGGCCCGGCCCGTACATCTGCGCGGAGTGGGAGTTCGGCGGACTCCCCGGCTGGCTGCTGGCCGACCCGCTGCTGCGGCTGCGCCGCAACGAGCCCCGCTACCTCGCCGCCGTGGACGCCTGGTTCGACGTCCTGCTACCGGTGCTGACGCCGCTTCAGGTTGGGCTCGGCGGTCCGATCGTCGCCATGCAGGTCGAGAACGAGTACGGCAGCTACGCCAACGAGACGGCCCACCTGGAGTACCTGCGCCAAGGACTGCTGCGGCGCGGCGCCACCGACTGCCTGCTCTTCACCGCGGACGGCGCGGGCGACGGCTTCCAACTCGGCGGCAGGCTCCCCGGGGTGCTCTCCACCGCGACCTTCGGCTCGCGCCCGGACTCCTCACTGGCCACGCTGCGCCGCCACCAGCCGAACGGCCCGCTGTTCTGCTCCGAGTACTGGCACGGCTGGTTCGACCACTGGGGCGAACCGCACCATGTCCGCGACGCCGAGGAGGCGGCCGAGGTCCTGGACGCCCTGCTCACCGCAGGCGCGTCGGTGAACATCTACATGGGCCACGGCGGCACCAACTTCGGCTGGTTCAACGGCGCCAACCACAACGGCACCGCCTATCAGCCCACCGTCACCAGCTACGACTACGGCGCGCCGGTCGGCGAAGCCGGCGAACTCACCGAGAAGTTCCACCGCTTCCGCGAGGTCATCGCCCGCCACCTCGGCCCCAACCCCCACCCGCTGCCCGAACCCGCCCCCCGCCTGACACCCCGCCGGCTCCGCCCCGAAGCCGTCACCGCCCTCCTCGACTCGCTCGACCTGCTCGCGACAACACACCACCGCGCCGAACCCGAACCCATGGAGGCCCTGGGCCAGTCGCTCGGCCTGATCCACTACCGCACCCGACTGCGCGGACCGCTCCCGCAGGCGGAGCTGGCCGTCGACGGCCTCGCCGACCGCGCCCAGGTCTTCCTGGACGGCGCCGAGTTGGGAGTCCTCCACCGCGACCACCCCCAGCAGACCCTGACCATCGCCGTCCCGGAGGACGGCGCGGTACTCGACCTCCTGGTCGAGAACCAGGGACGGATCAACTACGGCCCACTGCTCACCGACCGCAAGGGCATCAGCGGCGGGGTACGGCTGGACAACCAGTACCAGTTCGACTGGGAGATCCGCCCCCTCCCCCTCGCCGACCTCACCCCGCTCAAGTTCCCACCCACCCAGACCTCCCCGTCCACCGGCCCCACGTTCCACCGACTCCGCCTGAACCTCGACGCCCCGGCAGACGGCTTCCTCGCGCTCCCCGGCTGGACCAAGGGCGCGGTCTGGCTCAACGGCTTCGCCCTGGGCCGCTACTGGGACCAGGGCCCGCAGGAAACCCTCTACGCCCCGGCGCCGCTCTGGCGGAAGGGGAGCAACGAGATCATCGTCCTGGAACTCCACACCCCCGGAACACACCTGGAACTGACGGACACTCCACGCCTGGGGGCAACCGACGCCACACCGATCCCCGAGTGGTAGAAGTAGCGCCTCGCCTCCCCCAACCCGCCACCCGCGCCGACTTGTCAGTCCCAGGTGCCACGATGTGCCCATGGACACCGTGGATCAGAAGCTGAGCAGTAAGCAGGCGTCGGACGAGGTCGGCGAGCAGGGGTGGCGCTTTCTGCTGGGTACCCTGCGTGCCTCCGTGTCGGTGGGGTCGCTGGCGCAGGGGGCCGAGGTTGCGGCGCGGGCGGTTGCCGCGTGCGGGGACGATGCCGATGGTCACCTGCGTGTCGACGTTCGTCCGGAGCGGGTCGAGCTCACGCTGCAGTCACTGGTCCAGGCCGCTGTGACCAGGCGTGATGCCGAGCTCGCGCTGCGGCTCTCCGCAGTCGTGGGCGAGGCCGGGCTGCGGACGGAGCCCGAGCTGGGCGCGGCGGCGCCAGTGCGGTCGGTGCAGATGCTGGAGATCGGGATCGACGCGCTCGACATCCCCTCCATCCGGCCGTTCTGGAAGGCGGTGCTGGGTTACACCGACGAGGCGGGGTCGACAGGGCCCAGCGATGCCCTCGTCGATCCGGTCGGGCAGGGGCCCGCGATCTGGTTCCAGCAGATGGACCAGCCTCGTCCGCAGCGCAACCGCATCCACTTCGACCTGTGCGTCCCCCACGACGAGGCGCAGCACCGCATCGACGCCGCTCTGGCGGCAGGGGGCCGACTCGTCTCCGCGACCCGTGCGCCGGCCTTCTGGGTGCTCGCCGACGGCGAGGGCAACGAGATCTGCGTGACGACCTGGCAGGGACGGGACGACACCCCTTAGCCGGGGCGGACGGTGCGTAGGATCTGCTGACATGGAGATCTGGATCAACCCCCGCTGCGGCAAGTGTCGAGTGGCCGTCCACGCGCTGGACGAGGCCGGAGCCGAGTACACGGTGCGGCGCTACCTCGAGGACCCGCCCAGTTCCGCCGAACTGGAGACCGTCCTGCAACGGCTCGGCCTCGAACCCTGGGACATCGCGCGGACCGACGAGCCGGTCGCGAAGGACCTCGGCCTCAAGGACCAGGCCGCCTGGCCGCGTACCCGCGAGACCCGTCACCGGTGGATCGCCGCGCTCGCGGAGCACCCGATCCTGATCCAACGGCCCATCATCACCGCCGACGACGGCCACGCCGTCGTCGCCCGTACCGAAGAAGCCCTGCGCGGCGTCCTCCCCGGACGGAAGTAGCGGAAGTAGCCACAGCGATGCGACGGAGTGACGTCCGCCGACCCATCACATTCCGGCAACATGGCGTCAGCAACCGCCCCGGGGTGTCAATCTGACGCAAAGGGACACCAATCACGGGGGCACCGCCATGGCGTTCACCAGTTCGTCCGAGCCGTTCCAGGAGCCACCGCCGCGCCGGTCGCGCGGCCACGTGGCGATAGGCGTCGCGGCCCTGCTGATGTTCTGCGTGCCGCTGCTGATCCTGGTGTCGACCGGGTCCGGGACGGCGAAGAACGCCGCCGACCCGCCCGCCTCCCCCGGGGCCTCGGGTCCGGGTTCAGCCTCGGGTTCGCCGAGGACCGCGAAGACGCTCCGCCCCGTCGGCGCGGTCGACCCCTCCGGTGCGGCGGTCCCCGCGTCCCCCGGCGTCCCGCGCCCCTCCGGGTCCCGCCCGCTGATGCCCCCGCTGCCCCCGCCCGGGGCGCCCTGGCCCCCGCCGCCGGGGGCGCCCGTTCCTCCCGTCTGCACCCTCGAGTACCGGGTCGGCTCCGACGGCGGCACCGTCTGGACCGCGATGACCGCCGTGAAGGGCGAGCTGACCGTCGAGGCCGTCTCGGCGGGGGCCACCCAACGCCAGGCGCTGAAGGTGTCCGCCGAGGTGGGCGAGCTCCCGCTGACGGCCGCCATCGCCCAGGACCACCAGCTCCGCGCAACCCTGTCCGCCGCCGACG includes:
- a CDS encoding response regulator transcription factor; translated protein: MTNPQHTPGTTAPVRIVVADDHQVVRTGFAALLDTQPDFTVVGTASDGTEAVLICRELRPDVVLMDVRMPGTDGIEATRQLTGSGVETDRPRILILTTFDLDEYVYDALRAGANGFLLKDVTAERLFDAVRIIADGEALLAPTVTRRLISEFTRHRPTRADDRPAASLTALTDRETQVLRLLAEGLSNSEIAVRLVVTEETVKTHVSRILSKLGLRDRTQAVVAAYETGLVVPGAHDPA
- a CDS encoding DUF3291 domain-containing protein; the protein is MADFHLAQVNIGRILATLDGPVLADFVAHLPEINALADGAPGFVWRLVDEGGADSTGLRPDDHDDMLLINLAVWESIQALKDFTYRSDHLKVLSRRREWFERLAEHHLAMWWVPAGHLPTTAEAMQRIALIREHGEGPNAFTFRNPHPAPTPAPLTIS
- a CDS encoding ABC transporter permease gives rise to the protein MRLALHAEWTKLRTQPGTAALLIGVVVLTVGVSTGVAATATTASASDPAKLALAGVYLGQVVVATLSVLAIGGEYSTGMIRTTLGAMPRRWTVLAAKATLVAGAAAAAGVVAVLGSLVAGALILPGHGFTAAHGYPQLSPSDGAVLRAAVGSVLYFALIALLSLGVATAVRDSATAVGVVLALLFIFPIVASVVTDPYWQRHLQQIAPMTAGLAIQATTGLRSLPIGPWAGLGVLAAWAAGSLLAGGLLLRLRDA
- a CDS encoding ABC transporter permease subunit — translated: MSATIAPYRSQAQGARAGFPQLLRAEWTKFRTVRSWMVGLVVAALLLVGVGLLSALSSHRSCGGPNGPIACPTAPVGPDGEAVSDAFYFVHQSLVGDGSITARVTGLSSLSPWSKAGVIVKNGTGPGSAYAAVLVTSAHGVRMQYDFTHDTAGLSGEASASSPRWLRLTRAGSTLTGYDSADGSNWSLIGTARLAGLPSTVQIGLFATSPEAVQTISSGFGGSSGTSSPSTAVATLDQVSLQGGSSGADWKGDDVGSGARGQGSPSSAGFQQDQATGAFTVRGSGDIAPAVGGPMGDGEAVERTLVGTFAGLVVVIVLGTLFITAEYRRGLIRTTLTASQGRGRVLAAKAVVAGAVAFTTGVVAATVAIPLCVHILKANGNVLYPVGLLTELRLVVGTGALLAVAAVLALAVGTILRRSAGAVTIVIAVIVLPYILASASVLPAGPSEWLLRITPAAGFAIQQSLRAFIQVDSVYTPSYGYFPLSPWAGLAVMCCWAALALGVAAHLLRRRDA
- a CDS encoding sensor histidine kinase, which codes for MRADESRQERPRGEGRALAVVTALLALAATVEWAVRTAAAPPTFQLGLLLCLLTLAGTLPLALPRPDLSAATVTLAVVLSLVPFHTLTGAAACAQLVALYRLGRSGAQPAAAVLALPFLALALSDPADTPTRVLTVLLATLAPTAAWAGAAQRARDEALESSAARQVVVGTLLEHTARGERARIARELHDVVAHHISMISVQAETARLTTPGLPAAGAQRLSAIGDTARAALTEMRRLLGVLREDAGTETAAAPAERRPQPGLGQLNDLLDDARDAAGTGTRLILRGLPDRLDPGVELAAYRIVQEALTNARRHAPGAAVDVELHYTDESLRLRIRDNGPGPAPEPAVGGHGLLGMRERAAAVGGELRTGPAPGGGFLVETVLPTRSEAVR
- a CDS encoding ATP-binding cassette domain-containing protein, giving the protein MEATIAVTGLRKRFGPTQALDGLTFTVTPGQTTGFVGPNGAGKSTTMRVILGLDAADAGTALIGGHEYRTLRHPLSHVGALLDAAALQPSRTARNHLLWLAHSQGLSAKRVDEVMRLAGLETAARRRAGGYSLGMRQRLGIAAALLGDPPVLMLDEPFNGLDPEGIVWMRGLLRSLAAQGRAVLVSSHLMSELQDTADHLLVLGRGRVIADTSVRELVAAASGDRVTLRTSERSAAMSLLARAGATVAATDRETLTVSGLAAERIVALLAADGVPFSEVSAHRATLEEAYMELTRDAVEFRGASTDSAAGASAEGVAR
- the recQ gene encoding DNA helicase RecQ — protein: MSAPETTEPLLTSDAAATAVEPAAEDSAALRVLRRVFGYDAFRGSQQEVVEQVIGGGDALVLMPTGAGKSLCYQIPALVRPGTGVVISPLIALMQDQVDALRALGVRAGFLNSTQDMDERRLVEAEFVAGELDLLYLAPERLRVEATVRLLERGSISLFAIDEAHCVAQWGHDFRPDYLALSSLHEHWPTVPRIALTATATEATHAEITSRLGLADARHFVASFDRPNIQYRIAPKDEPKKQLLQLLRTEHPGEAGIVYCLSRSSVEKTAAWLVEHGVEALPYHAGLDSRVRAANQSRFLREDGLVMVATIAFGMGIDKPDVRFVAHLDLPKSVEGYYQETGRAGRDGLPSTAWLAYGLQDVVQQRKMIDTSEGDQAHRRRLAAHLDAMLALCETVECRRVRLLDYFGQKSEPCGNCDTCLVPPESWDGTVAAQKFLSTIVRLQRERHQKFGATQIADILMGRKTAKVIQFDHDALSVFGVGAELAETEWRSVARQLLAQRLVAVEGEYGTLVLTEDSAEVLRGNRTVALRREPAKQPRAAKAAKSATGGRKAAPADLPTELLPVFETLRAWRAATAKEQGVPAYVVFHDATLREIAATAPTTLPELAAVNGVGENKLAAYGQQILDLLAGKTDAEAGEEGTEGEEREIEYPDDNR
- a CDS encoding helix-turn-helix domain-containing protein; this encodes MSNSNHEDEILDTVAVLGDPVRRRLYQAVSAVPTAVGRDAAAVAVGVSRSLAAFHLDRLVEAGLLTVTYQRLSGRSGPGAGRPAKLYQRASGERELSLPPRSYDSVARLLADVVERAGLDRELQSAARQAGADVTADGGRDPETELRERGYEPYWDQATLRLHNCPFRSLAEEFPALICGMNLALVEGMLPGDWTAVLDPLPKEGCCVALMSKNNFH